Within Desmodus rotundus isolate HL8 chromosome 6, HLdesRot8A.1, whole genome shotgun sequence, the genomic segment CTCGTCGTTCTGTGCGCACTCCCTATCCCAGTACTGTTTTGATCTCTTTACTGAACTTACTGGTGTCTGAAATTCTCCCTTTGTCTATGTCTGTTCCTCCCCACTAAACTAGaagctccacaagggcagggaccTCATCTCCCTTGTCCCTCTATGTCCCCAGCACATGGCACAGGGAGGGCTCCCAGCAGGGGCTCAAGGAGTAactgtggaataaatgaatgaaggaatggtGTCCTGGCCTTTCCTATGGGCCATGCGATGGAGATTCACTTCCTTTACCTGGACATCAGGCGGTCGGCCACTGCTCCCACTCTCCGGGACCACCCCGAGCAGTGAATtacccgtattttgccatgtataatgtgcactttactttttgcccaaatttttgagggaaaaataagaatgtgcattatacatgggtcatactaattccgtatctatgtttttaactcttttatttatatttatgcactaaaaatgtaactctagaaagcaatgacatctgtatgcaaaataatatcctggaatatgacaattggttttgtttctaaatataaataaatgattgaattaaaaaattacaatgaaagatttttttccctccaagttTGGGCCCATAACTTAGATGCGTgttacacatggcaaaatgtggtaaCCCACAAGGCTCCATGGGACACCTTTGAAATGCTTGCTGACCGGGGGACTGGTGTGACCTGTGTGGTCGCCTAGTCAGGGCAGCCACAAGCCTCCACCCCCAGTGATGTCAATACCCGTAAGGTATTCCCATGAACAGGTAACTGCACTGGGGTCAGCGAAACAGAGAGATCACGCTTATTGGAAGTACAGAAATGCAGTAACTGTGGGTCAGAGGTCAAAGATGATGCAGACACGTGGAACTGGTGTGTCACACTGACAGAACGTGACAAGCCTTTATCCATATGATGAACCATGGCAGTCACACCTAACTGGGGATCTCAGGGGACCACAAGCGTGGGCCTCTGGGTCCTGGCAGATGAGCCTTCTTTACTTACAGACTTCCGACAGGCTCTGGAGGCGAACATCTGCCTGACACGGGAAGGCCGGCACATAACCCCTGGGCTGTCGCTCAGCATGAAGATCAGCTCGTCTACGTCCTGGGGTCCAAAGGTCCAGTTTTTACTGGTTGGCAAGGAAATCAATTTAGCCCTTTCAGTGACTGGAGCTAAAAGAATCAAATTTGGAGAAAGAGTCATTAtttggaaaatgtgttttatttgagTGCTCCTTGTCACAAACATTTGGAAGAGGGGGTAAGCATTGTCACCGCTCATAAAATACATGGACCTACATGACCTCAGAGACTGTGCCCGCTCTAAGAGGACACCACTCTATCATTCTCAGTAATAACTCACCACTTTCATCAATGACAAAGTCAAAGCCATTCTTCCTGAATATTTCCAGATTTTCTAACAGGATGGCTTCGTTGACAGCAGTTAAGTTGAGAGTCTGGGGTctgaaaaacaaaggagagattCCAACCACGTCTTAAAGTCAAACATTTAGCTCTGaagcagaaatgaaaatgaaacaatattACGAGTCCTTGGATTCATTTCAAAAAGCAGCGCTAGTAACACCACTTTATTGAGCTCCACGCCTTTCTTGTCACTAACTTCCTGAGGAATTTCctggtaattttccttttttaaaaggtcatttcAGAAGTTAAAGTATAAATAGTTTGCTTTTCCTCAATCTGCCATCCCAGTTCCTCATCCCAGTGACCCCATCTATTGTTGAATCTTCTCCTTAAATACAGCAATATAAAGTTCAAAATGCTGTTTTTTCCTGCCTCAAAGTAAAGACATTTTGAAGGGCTGAGTTAGATCATTACAGGCACTTGAAAACAGAGTAAGCAGCCTTtgttctgccccctgccccttcGTCTGCCTGCGTTGTTTCCTTCCCCACATACACCCAGGCGTGCAGCCACCGCCTCCGGGATTTACGAAGTGCTCAGTAAGACAGATGCTGGTAAAGGCAGGAGACAGAATGGTAAGGAAGTACAGACCCGGACTCTGCCCCTGTGGAATAACAGTCTAGTTGGGGAAGAAAGGCATTGGTCCAACTGTCTAGTAAATTACAATTATGACACCAAGAATCAGGAAGAAGGGACATCCAGTGCCCTAAAGTAGACAGCAAGTGGGACTTGacctggagagggagggggtcagggaaggtttctcaaaggaaactgTATGAAGGAGCTTTAATAAAGGTCTTTACTATTGCCCTTGACTTCTACTGAAAATAAACCATTAATACGTTCCAGAGGAAACAGAGGGCTCCGTAGCCTTCGTGCATCTTCCCAGCCGAGAGGAACGATTTATGGACCATTTCTTCCGGCCAAGGTCTACTTCTACTGGGATCTGAGCTTATTTATCTGTGTAGTTCAACTTCCTAAATGAAAATGCACGCTCTCTTCTTATAACTTTGCCTAAGAAAAGACGTCCGGTTGATGTGGTGTACCACCGTGGTACACAACCACGCAGTCAGGCGCCAGCGTGCAATCTGGCAAAGAGGGAAATCGGCTGTGAGTACAGTCCCCGGGATTACATCCCACAGCTGAGGACTGACACGCAGGCAGTGCCGTCCTTCAGAGCATGTAGTACATGTGCTATAAACAGATCTACTGTGAGCTACACCTTGTCCTTCATCAAAAGGGTTTTGGGGCCAACCAGTGATCGACATTCACCGAGAGCTAAAGCAGTTTGCTACTTACCAAGGACACAGCTGTGTTATTTAACCTGTCcgtgtgcctcagttttctcaccagGAAATGCTGGTGGCAACGGCAACCACCTCACAGGTTTGTGGGGATAAGAACATAATGTGCACCACGTCAACAGTGCCCGGCACAggataagcactcagtaaatggcagGCATGCCTATTACTGTGTAAAAAGTATAGAAATCTGCTGTAGGGATGCttatggcaaaaatatatatacacacgtcaatatggagacacacacacaagccatCAGGCCTTAACCCTGGGAGGCGAAACGACCCTGAGTCCCGAGGGCCGCAGCGGACCTACGCGAGGAGCCGCTGGCCCTGGAGGACGGTGTGCTGCTGCAGCGTCTCGAAGTTGTATTTCTCGTCCGTGGCGTGCTGGTCCACGATGAAGATGTCCGCGCCCAGCCTGGTGATTATAAAGCCCAAGTTGAACTGCCCAATGACTTCCATCTCTGCAAACATCGTTTTACTGCACGGGGAAAATGTGAATTATAAGACATTTTAAAGACTATATtttgacaactgtacttgaacaacaataaaaaaaagttaaaaaaaaaaagactattttccggatgaaaaaaattcaagaaccaCAGTAACAGGggatcaataaatgtttgttgaattaattcaAACCTCTGTTTTTGAAGTCACAGTTAATTTCACTTTGAGGGCTAAATGTATCCAATGGTGAAGGCCGGGCAGATAAAACCTGGGCACCTGACGTGTCTTTCCCTGTCAAGCACTCTGGCTGTGAACACCGTGGGTATGAGCATGAGTGTGTGCATCTGAAGGAACCTGGCTGTCTTCAGTGCATCCACCCCCTGCACCCCAACCACATCCAAGTAAGTTCACCTCCACTAACTACTctgtttaaagtaaatatttcctGAAGACCTCTCCCAATGCCAGCCAGGCACTGAGTATCAGAGGAATTTACATAACAGAAAACTCATGGTTGAGGAATTTGTAAACTAAATTAGGCTAAACCTGTGTGGTCCAGACTAAAAGTGCTGGGAAGTTCAATGTGATTACCAAGCAGTACTGTGTATGGCACAGCACCTTTCAGTAAATGgtgagaaaaactaaaaagaaaaaagttaagaatTCCAGAATTCGACATTTTAACAAGTCAAGACATTACACGTGGTTACTGACAAAAAAGGGGTCGTGTTTCCCATGTctgtattattaatatttttaaaatcaactcCTTCTACTAAGCCTTATCCTATGTAATCTTCTTGAAATCACAGGTTTGACAATGTGTTCTACTTTTTTGTAAtatacattaaaatggaaaataacaatgtCCACCACGAATTCCTTGCAGGGAAGTCACTGTGGGCTGAAAACCTTGAGGAAGAACGAAATCAGGGTCAAGAAGGCACCGATTGATGCGGACTGACGGAAAGGATAAAGGACACGCAAAGGATCTCTAAGGAAAAGATCCTTGCACAGTTTCAGGCAGCAGTAAGAGAGTTCTTTCAGCAAATTAACCTGGTGGGTGTGAGAGACAATGAAGGGAAGTTGGTGAACAGAGAAAACCTTGCCAGGGATGCACGGGTACGGTACTGACCAATTTGTGGAATCAAGCCGACTCCAAACTCAGAATCTTCAAGAGGGAGGGACAAAGGGCGAGGGGGAGGAAACTGCTGCAAGTCTGGCGTTTTGAAAGCCAAGTCTGGTGCGGGGAAGACCCCGGGGGGCCACTCGGACAGGCGGCAGCACCCAGAGAACCAGACGCTGGTGCAAGGTAGAGCCACACCCACCCTGGCCCAGAAGAGATGCCACTATCACAAAGCAAACAACACCTAAAGGAGCAAAAGCAAGATTCTGGAAGGGTCAGCCTTTGGCTCACTCCCATCGGCTCACCAAAATGAGCACAAATGCTCTAAAGAAACACCTTTACCTTATCTCTTTCCTTAGTTCCTCTTCTGCTGCTTGATTTTCTCCAGGACAAATCTTTGCCCTAAACTTCCTATAATTCTGCTCACTTCCTCTCTGCTGCTCTTGGAGATGTAACTGCTTTATGCGTCTAGCCAAAGAATTCATAGAAAAGTCAAGGGGCactattttcttattaattttaacaGCTACGTCAACCTGAGACGCTGACACGTTCTGTGTGTTAACAGACTCCTGAGTGATGCCagaatttaaagaaattccttcttttttaaaacgcTTGGTGTTTGACAGATCAGTTGGCTGAGGCAACACTCTCGATTTGTATACACCATCGCCTTGGTCTCGACGGCATTCCACGTCTGAAACACGACGCTCAGTTTCAGGTAACTTCTCACGTGACTCTATGTTTTCCTGTGAAAACCTGTTTTCAGGCGAGCTGGCTGTCCGGTCACTGCCGGAGAGGCTGCCCATGTCTGGGGTGCTGAGCCCCTCCTCTGAGCCCACTGAGGTACTGCCGTGGCCCGAGTCCCTCTCCACCTCCACTCTGTCCTCGTCTGAATGCGTCCCTCCTTCTGGAGGGCGAGGCCAGCCTGCACCAGAGCTGGGCGTCTGCGAGCAGAGAGAGTCCGAAGGCCTCAAAGAGGACACACTCCTCTTCTGTCTCGGAGAAACCCGTCTGGGTTCCGCagagggcaggccctggggccGGTTCTCTGCTGGGTGACGAAGAGAAAAGGCCTCCCGCAGTCTGGAAATGGTCACtgcccttttctcttctcctcgCGTCCTTCCTGAAGCACGGTTCCCCTGCTCTTCCGGCAGAGACTCTTCCCTTTCTGTCGGCTGCGTTTTTATTAGGCGACCTAAGCAGATGTGAGCAGAGGAGCGGGTCAGGCTGCACTGAAACAGCACGAGGCGATGCTTGTGCGTGAACAGCGCGCCACCACAGAGGAGACCCAAGTTGATAAAACCCATGAAATCTGTTGTACGTTAATCACAGATACAAATTAAGACTTCAAAAGATGCCGCTCAAGGCTCACCAGAATGGAcagaatttcaaaaacaaatgttCAAAAACAAATGTTCACAAGGATGAGGATCGAACGAATGCTTCAGTGCGGCCCGTGGCAGTTTGGTTCGCTCACTGCTCGGGGAGCAGCCCCCAAGTCTAAACGCACACACGCCGCGAGCCAGCGTCACCTCTCCTGTCCGAAACGCCTGCCCGTGCTCACCAAAGCCGGGCCAGCACGTCCACAACAGCTCTGTTCGTGACAGCCCCGACCGGAAACAACTGCCCTGTCCACAAATAAACCGCAGCATTTACTTGCAATGGAGTAAGACACAGCAacgagaatgaatgaatgaaccgcTGCATGTGGCTTAGAGGACTCTCACCaacaaaatactgaaagaaacaAATCACCCAAAAATGTACATACTGGTTTCAAATTATAAACAGATTAAACAAACCCATGGTGTTAGAAGCCAGAGAAATGGTGACCACTGGGGTGACTGTGTAAAAAGGGGTGCGGGGGCGGTTCTGTGGGTGGTGTTTCTTGACCTCAGGGCTGATACACTTGTAAGCCATGAACTTCTGATGTCTGCTTCTGTGAAAACGCGGTTCCTCAGTCAAAGGGCTAATCCGGGGGCACTGACGCAGCTGTGCTCCTGGGCACTGCGTGTGAATGGGCTCAGAAAGGCCACCGCCGGCCCACTGCACACAGATGTGAGTgccacctccccccacatacGTCCACCACACCCCATGCAGAGAAGGGCTGGGAAAGACGTGGGCCCGCCGCGTGCAGGTCAACAGGTCTGCCGCACTGACGTCAGGTTCCCGGGCCCCTCTCCACTACACTCCTCGGGAGCCTTTTGCCTCCAGCACGTCCTCTGATCATCAAACTGCCCATCAAGTCAGCCTAGGCCAGTCGGCCCCAGTATATTCCAAACTGACCTGTCCTCACAGCTGTGGTGTTAGGAAACTTTAGGACAGAGCGGCTCTgtacctgcccctcccctcaaCCCCTCTCTGACTCTGTCACCCTCAGTTTGCAAAGCCTCATCCCACAGCAACTTCCTCTCACTGGGAGCAATGCTCATCTGTCCCCTTAGCTTTCCACCAAACCCCGTTTCCGcttcctcagcagccctgctggtGTCTGGTTCTCTGGTCTCTGCCCCGTTC encodes:
- the PMS2 gene encoding mismatch repair endonuclease PMS2 isoform X4; the protein is MVHVLHAYCIISTGIRVSCTNQVGQGKRQPVVGTSGSSSIRDNIGSVFGQKQLQSLIPFVQLPPSDAVCEEFGLSGSDVLHSLFHVSGFISHCTHGVGRSSTDRQFFFINWRPCDPAKVSRLVNEVYHVYNRHQYPFVVLNISVDSECVDINVTPDKRQILLQEEKLLLAVLKTSLMGMFDSDASRLSVSQQPLVDAEGRLIKTQPTEREESLPEEQGNRASGRTRGEEKRAVTISRLREAFSLRHPAENRPQGLPSAEPRRVSPRQKRSVSSLRPSDSLCSQTPSSGAGWPRPPEGGTHSDEDRVEVERDSGHGSTSVGSEEGLSTPDMGSLSGSDRTASSPENRFSQENIESREKLPETERRVSDVECRRDQGDGVYKSRVLPQPTDLSNTKRFKKEGISLNSGITQESVNTQNVSASQVDVAVKINKKIVPLDFSMNSLARRIKQLHLQEQQRGSEQNYRKFRAKICPGENQAAEEELRKEISKTMFAEMEVIGQFNLGFIITRLGADIFIVDQHATDEKYNFETLQQHTVLQGQRLLAPQTLNLTAVNEAILLENLEIFRKNGFDFVIDESAPVTERAKLISLPTSKNWTFGPQDVDELIFMLSDSPGVMCRPSRVRQMFASRACRKSVMIGTALNTSEMKKLITHMGEMDHPWNCPHGRPTMRHIANLDVISQN
- the PMS2 gene encoding mismatch repair endonuclease PMS2 isoform X2, encoding MELGEGLSTGLAKAIKPIDRRSVHQICSGQVVLSLSSAVKELVENSVDAGATNVDLRLKDYGVDLIEVSDNGCGVEEENFEGLTLKHHTSKIQEFADLTQVETFGFRGEALSSLCALSDVTISTCHSTAKVGTRLVFDHNGKIVQKTPYPRPRGTTVSVQQLFYTLPVRHKEFQRNIKKEFAKMVHVLHAYCIISTGIRVSCTNQVGQGKRQPVVGTSGSSSIRDNIGSVFGQKQLQSLIPFVQLPPSDAVCEEFGLSGSDVLHSLFHVSGFISHCTHGVGRSSTDRQFFFINWRPCDPAKVSRLVNEVYHVYNRHQYPFVVLNISVDSECVDINVTPDKRQILLQEEKLLLAVLKTSLMGMFDSDASRLSVSQQPLVDAEGRLIKTQPTEREESLPEEQGNRASGRTRGEEKRAVTISRLREAFSLRHPAENRPQGLPSAEPRRVSPRQKRSVSSLRPSDSLCSQTPSSGAGWPRPPEGGTHSDEDRVEVERDSGHGSTSVGSEEGLSTPDMGSLSGSDRTASSPENRFSQENIESREKLPETERRVSDVECRRDQGDGVYKSRVLPQPTDLSNTKRFKKEGISLNSGITQESVNTQNVSASQVDVAVKINKKIVPLDFSMNSLARRIKQLHLQEQQRGSEQNYRKFRAKICPGENQAAEEELRKEISKTMFAEMEVIGQFNLGFIITRLGADIFIVDQHATDEKYNFETLQQHTVLQGQRLLAPQTLNLTAVNEAILLENLEIFRKNGFDFVIDESAPVTERAKLISLPTSKNWTFGPQDVDELIFMLSDSPGVMCRPSRVRQMFASRACRKSVMIGTALNTSEMKKLITHMGEMDHPWNCPHGRPTMRHIANLDVISQN